The following are encoded in a window of Amphibacillus xylanus NBRC 15112 genomic DNA:
- the zupT gene encoding zinc transporter ZupT, with protein MDGNIWLAFGLTLFAGLATGIGSILAFFTKTTNTKFLSFALGFSAGVMIYVSMVEIFFKAKDSLVGELGIVKGSWVTVISFFGGMLVIGLIDQLIPQEGNPHEVKKVEDMDKKPSTLKDKSLLKMGTFTALAIAIHNFPEGIATFTATLQDPALGIPIAIAVAIHNIPEGIAVSVPIYYATGSKRKAFKLSFLSGVAEPAGAIIAYLLLMPFLTDTLFGIIFAGVAGIMVFISLDELIPAAKRYDETHRSIYGVISGMAVMAISLLLML; from the coding sequence ATGGATGGTAACATATGGCTTGCATTTGGTTTAACTTTATTTGCCGGTTTAGCTACTGGGATCGGAAGTATACTCGCATTCTTTACAAAAACTACTAATACTAAATTTCTTTCATTTGCACTAGGATTTTCAGCGGGTGTGATGATTTATGTTTCTATGGTTGAAATCTTTTTTAAAGCTAAGGATTCTTTAGTTGGTGAGCTTGGTATAGTTAAAGGTTCATGGGTAACGGTGATTAGTTTCTTTGGAGGTATGCTTGTTATTGGTCTAATTGATCAATTGATTCCACAGGAAGGAAACCCACATGAAGTGAAGAAAGTTGAGGATATGGATAAAAAGCCCTCAACACTGAAAGATAAGAGTTTATTAAAAATGGGAACATTCACTGCTTTAGCAATTGCAATTCATAACTTCCCTGAAGGGATTGCTACATTTACTGCTACATTGCAAGACCCTGCCCTAGGTATTCCAATTGCAATTGCCGTTGCGATTCATAATATTCCTGAAGGGATTGCTGTATCCGTTCCGATTTATTACGCAACCGGTAGTAAGCGTAAAGCATTTAAATTATCATTTTTATCAGGTGTAGCTGAACCAGCTGGAGCAATTATTGCATATCTTTTATTAATGCCATTTTTAACAGATACACTATTCGGTATTATCTTTGCAGGAGTGGCTGGAATTATGGTCTTTATCTCTTTAGATGAGTTAATTCCTGCAGCAAAACGTTATGATGAAACACATAGATCAATTTACGGTGTGATTTCAGGTATGGCTGTTATGGCGATTAGTTTGTTGTTAATGTTGTAA
- the helD gene encoding RNA polymerase recycling motor HelD, with translation MPKSNQDWQEEYNRVKDVGQYIDKKIQRLKTYMQLIKERVIDIRKTFWDDVTVNLTEMDDAIETQASLKQQAEFLSERERSHGQLASEMNKLLDLKEKPYFGRIDFIEANQDTKEKIYIGTSSLMDENDEDFLIYDWRAPISSMYYDYAPGPAAYRTIDGEIEGEIALKRQYVIKQGELTGMFDTGLTIGDQLLQSVLGKFSSSKMGNIVATIQREQNKIIRNEKSKMLVVQGVAGSGKTSAALQRVAYLLYRYRETLTADQMILFSPNPLFNSYVSRVLPDLGEENIKQMTFYHYVEQQLGSRFTIESPFEQIEVVFSESESDSWSRLSGMRYKSSEYFLNRVDAYLADLMKEGLQFRNIRFRDQFIFTKEQLAETFYQFPEHVSIQLRLEKLAELILKRLNQLERKWIKADWVEDEVELLDKADLQEIFTKVENEVQENREGYHEADAESYYLKQKVVRRRLAPLRRKIKQLAFVNTKRTYMKLFDQVEPGEGITEKEWLELAKFTQENLQSNNLTWEDATPFLYFEKMIVGFEENRAIKHIIIDEAQDYSTFQLRYLTYIYPNSRMTLLGDVNQTIYYHSLTNNILTEDAIENTERVTLMRSYRSTRPIVEFTRSFIEDGDKIEPFNREGSKPTVYELDNQTIAEYKLYDCIDNYLNRKYPHIAVITKTMDEARELAQLLKKSYDQVQLIDQETHTFKTGIHVIPVYLAKGIEFDGVIVYDASTNQYLNELERYLLYTACTRAMHDLTLIAIGGISRFITEVPTSLYSFYRVHEIITE, from the coding sequence ATGCCAAAAAGCAATCAGGATTGGCAAGAGGAATACAACAGAGTTAAAGATGTTGGTCAATATATCGATAAAAAAATTCAACGATTAAAAACATATATGCAATTAATTAAAGAACGCGTCATTGATATTCGAAAAACCTTTTGGGATGATGTAACGGTTAACTTGACTGAAATGGATGACGCGATTGAAACGCAAGCTAGTTTAAAACAACAAGCTGAGTTTTTATCTGAAAGAGAGCGTAGTCACGGTCAATTAGCATCAGAGATGAATAAGCTATTGGACTTAAAAGAAAAGCCTTATTTTGGCCGAATTGATTTTATTGAGGCTAATCAGGATACAAAGGAAAAGATCTATATTGGAACTTCTTCATTGATGGACGAAAATGATGAGGATTTTCTCATATATGATTGGCGTGCACCAATTTCTAGTATGTACTATGACTATGCACCAGGGCCTGCAGCGTATCGAACAATTGATGGCGAAATCGAAGGTGAAATTGCTTTAAAACGTCAATACGTGATTAAGCAGGGTGAATTAACCGGTATGTTTGATACTGGTTTAACTATTGGTGATCAGTTATTACAAAGTGTGCTAGGTAAATTCTCTAGTTCAAAAATGGGGAACATCGTTGCGACTATTCAAAGAGAACAAAATAAAATTATTCGTAATGAAAAAAGCAAGATGTTAGTTGTCCAAGGAGTTGCAGGAAGTGGGAAGACTTCAGCAGCCTTACAACGAGTTGCCTATTTGCTATATCGCTATCGTGAAACGCTAACAGCTGATCAAATGATCTTATTTTCTCCTAACCCACTGTTTAACAGTTATGTATCAAGAGTATTACCTGATTTAGGGGAAGAGAACATTAAGCAAATGACTTTTTACCATTATGTTGAACAACAATTAGGTAGCCGATTTACAATCGAGTCTCCATTTGAACAAATTGAAGTTGTTTTCTCTGAATCAGAATCTGATTCATGGTCAAGATTATCTGGTATGCGTTATAAATCTAGTGAATATTTCTTAAATCGAGTTGATGCATATCTAGCTGATTTAATGAAAGAAGGATTACAGTTTAGAAATATTCGCTTTCGAGACCAATTTATCTTTACTAAAGAGCAATTGGCTGAAACTTTCTATCAATTTCCAGAGCATGTTTCAATTCAATTACGTTTAGAGAAGCTAGCAGAGCTGATTTTAAAGAGATTAAACCAGTTAGAGCGAAAATGGATTAAAGCCGATTGGGTTGAAGATGAAGTTGAATTATTAGATAAAGCTGATTTACAAGAAATTTTCACAAAAGTAGAAAATGAAGTCCAGGAAAATAGAGAAGGTTATCATGAAGCAGATGCTGAATCCTATTACTTAAAACAAAAAGTAGTCCGTCGTAGATTAGCGCCATTGCGACGTAAAATTAAGCAGCTTGCCTTTGTAAATACGAAGCGGACATATATGAAATTATTTGATCAAGTCGAGCCAGGAGAAGGTATAACCGAAAAAGAATGGCTAGAATTAGCTAAGTTTACACAAGAAAATTTACAGTCTAACAATTTAACGTGGGAAGATGCGACACCATTCCTCTATTTTGAGAAGATGATTGTCGGGTTTGAGGAGAATCGGGCAATTAAGCATATTATTATAGACGAAGCTCAAGATTATTCTACGTTCCAGCTACGTTATTTAACCTATATCTATCCTAACAGTCGAATGACGTTACTAGGAGATGTTAATCAAACGATTTATTATCATAGTTTGACTAATAATATTTTAACAGAAGATGCAATTGAGAATACAGAGCGCGTCACATTAATGAGAAGCTATCGCTCGACTCGACCAATTGTTGAATTTACGAGATCATTTATTGAAGATGGGGATAAAATAGAACCATTTAACCGAGAAGGAAGTAAACCAACAGTATATGAACTTGATAATCAAACAATTGCAGAGTATAAACTATACGATTGTATTGATAACTATCTAAATCGTAAATATCCGCATATCGCAGTCATTACAAAAACGATGGACGAAGCGAGAGAGCTAGCCCAATTATTGAAGAAATCGTATGATCAAGTACAACTGATTGATCAAGAAACGCATACATTCAAAACAGGCATTCATGTTATCCCTGTTTATTTAGCAAAAGGCATTGAATTTGATGGCGTGATTGTTTATGACGCATCGACAAATCAATATTTAAATGAACTTGAGCGTTACTTACTATATACTGCTTGTACTAGAGCGATGCACGATTTAACGCTAATTGCTATTGGTGGTATCTCGAGATTTATTACAGAAGTACCTACTTCGTTGTATTCTTTCTATCGTGTTCATGAAATTATCACAGAGTAA
- the arfA gene encoding arabinosylfuranosidase ArfA, whose product MTKLKATLTLDKNYQIDKVDDRIYGSFIEHLGRAVYGGIYEPGHPEADEQGFRKDVIELVKELNVPIIRYPGGNMVSAYNWEDGIGPKEERPRRLELAWRTIETNEVGTNEFVDWAKKVGAEVMMAVNLGTRGIDAARNLLEYTNHPGGTYWSDLRRSHGYEEPHNIKTWCLGNEMDGPWQIGHKTAYEYGRIANETGKAMKLVDPTIELVACGSSSSEMPTFPEYEATTLDLAYDQIDYISLHQYYGNRSNDTPNFLAKNLTMDHFIKSVIATCDYIKAKRRSKKTIKLSFDEWNVWYHSNDADKQIEPWTIAPPQLEDHYNFEDALLIGSLLITFLKHADRVKMAAMAQLVNVIAPIMTENEGRSWKQTIFYPYMHASVYGRGISLKPILSSPKYDSREFTDVPYIDAGAVYNEENEEVTIFLVNKHLESAMPMDIDLRSFEGYELVEHIELVSDDLKAVNTADHQAVAPQQNTHSKLDGGILTAHLSKASWNVIRLRKGAN is encoded by the coding sequence ATGACTAAGTTAAAAGCAACATTGACGCTTGATAAAAATTATCAGATTGACAAAGTTGATGATCGTATTTATGGTTCATTTATTGAACACCTTGGACGAGCAGTATATGGTGGAATCTACGAACCTGGTCACCCAGAAGCGGATGAGCAAGGGTTCCGTAAAGACGTTATTGAACTTGTTAAAGAATTAAATGTACCGATTATTCGCTACCCAGGCGGTAACATGGTATCTGCATATAATTGGGAAGATGGCATTGGACCAAAAGAAGAACGACCAAGACGTTTAGAATTGGCTTGGCGTACAATTGAAACAAACGAAGTTGGAACAAACGAGTTTGTTGATTGGGCGAAAAAGGTTGGTGCCGAAGTAATGATGGCTGTTAACCTTGGAACACGAGGAATTGACGCTGCTAGAAACCTATTAGAATATACGAATCACCCCGGCGGTACATATTGGAGTGATTTACGTCGTTCACACGGCTACGAAGAACCACATAATATTAAGACATGGTGCTTAGGTAACGAAATGGATGGTCCATGGCAAATTGGTCATAAGACAGCTTATGAGTATGGCCGTATCGCAAATGAAACAGGAAAAGCTATGAAACTAGTAGATCCAACGATCGAACTTGTAGCTTGCGGAAGCTCAAGCTCAGAAATGCCGACATTCCCTGAATATGAGGCAACAACACTTGACCTTGCATATGATCAAATTGATTATATTTCGCTACACCAATACTATGGTAACCGATCAAATGATACACCAAACTTCTTAGCGAAAAACTTAACAATGGATCATTTCATTAAATCTGTTATTGCTACATGTGACTATATTAAAGCTAAGCGTCGTAGTAAGAAGACTATTAAACTAAGCTTTGATGAATGGAACGTATGGTATCACTCTAATGATGCTGATAAGCAGATTGAACCATGGACAATCGCGCCTCCTCAATTAGAAGATCACTATAACTTCGAAGATGCGCTATTAATTGGTAGTTTACTAATTACATTCTTAAAACACGCTGACCGTGTTAAGATGGCTGCAATGGCTCAATTAGTTAACGTTATTGCACCGATTATGACTGAAAATGAAGGACGTTCATGGAAACAAACAATTTTCTATCCTTATATGCATGCATCTGTGTACGGTCGTGGAATCTCATTAAAACCAATTCTATCATCTCCTAAGTATGATAGTAGAGAGTTCACTGACGTACCATATATTGATGCAGGTGCTGTTTACAACGAAGAAAACGAAGAGGTTACAATTTTCCTAGTTAACAAGCATTTAGAATCAGCAATGCCAATGGATATTGATTTAAGAAGCTTTGAAGGTTATGAGCTTGTTGAGCATATCGAATTAGTAAGCGATGATCTAAAAGCAGTTAACACAGCTGATCATCAAGCAGTAGCACCACAACAGAATACTCATTCTAAACTTGATGGTGGTATTTTAACTGCTCACTTATCAAAGGCATCATGGAACGTGATCAGACTTAGAAAAGGAGCAAACTAA
- a CDS encoding RidA family protein, producing the protein MNNKKIDTEFAPKAIGPYSQAIDLGDLVFVSGQIPLDPETMEVVGETIEEQTTQVMKNLEAILKAADLSFENVAKFTIYLTDLADFDAVNKTYAAFLTEPYPARATVEVCKLPKDVKVEIDLIAKR; encoded by the coding sequence GTGAATAATAAAAAAATCGATACTGAATTTGCACCAAAAGCTATTGGACCATACTCGCAAGCAATTGATCTAGGAGATTTAGTGTTTGTTTCGGGCCAAATTCCATTAGACCCAGAGACAATGGAAGTCGTCGGAGAAACAATTGAAGAACAAACAACACAAGTGATGAAAAACCTTGAAGCAATATTAAAAGCAGCAGACTTAAGTTTTGAGAATGTTGCTAAGTTTACAATTTACTTAACTGATTTAGCGGATTTTGATGCAGTTAATAAAACTTACGCAGCATTTCTAACAGAGCCATATCCTGCTCGTGCTACAGTAGAAGTATGTAAACTACCTAAAGATGTTAAAGTGGAAATCGATCTGATTGCTAAGAGATAA
- a CDS encoding glycoside hydrolase family 27 protein: MKHHSFALTPPKGWNSWDCYGATVTESEVKGNADYMAKHLKQHGWEYVVVDIQWSEAGAVSSAYRPFVPLEMDGYSRLIPAVNRFPSAEGGKGFKPLADYVHNLGLKFGIHIMRGIPRQAVHQNTKIKGTDVGARYIAKPNSICAWNTDMYGLDHTKPEAQLYYDSLFELYAEWGVDFIKVDDIADSQHYGAHIEEIKMIRKAIDRCGRPMVLSLSPGPASLNDAAVLEENANMWRMTNDFWDIWELLYDMFDRCYRWSKNIGPGHWPDADMLPLGHIGIRSVDGGASDRYTRFTRDEQITMMTLWSIFRSPLMFGGELRDNDDFTLSLLINEEVNKMHQEGHGARQVYRHEDRVVWQSYGPDQEVYVALFNIADHEQTVSVDLDQLGVDATKVESITDLWEKETLSNVDQTITSHLRPHACQLLKLVIKK, encoded by the coding sequence ATGAAACATCATAGTTTTGCGCTAACTCCTCCTAAGGGTTGGAATAGTTGGGATTGTTACGGTGCCACAGTGACTGAGTCAGAAGTAAAAGGTAATGCCGATTATATGGCAAAACACTTAAAACAACATGGTTGGGAATATGTCGTTGTTGATATTCAATGGTCAGAAGCAGGTGCTGTTTCATCAGCATATCGACCATTTGTCCCACTAGAAATGGATGGATACTCAAGATTAATCCCTGCTGTAAATCGCTTCCCGTCTGCTGAAGGTGGGAAGGGGTTTAAGCCGTTAGCTGATTATGTTCATAATCTAGGCTTAAAATTCGGTATTCACATTATGCGTGGAATACCTAGACAAGCAGTGCATCAAAATACAAAGATTAAAGGTACAGATGTTGGAGCTCGTTATATTGCTAAACCTAACTCAATTTGTGCTTGGAATACAGACATGTATGGATTAGATCATACTAAACCAGAAGCGCAGCTATACTACGATTCACTTTTTGAGCTGTATGCTGAGTGGGGTGTAGATTTCATAAAAGTAGATGATATTGCAGACTCTCAACATTATGGTGCACATATTGAAGAGATTAAAATGATTAGAAAAGCAATTGACCGATGCGGTCGCCCAATGGTCTTAAGTCTATCTCCTGGACCTGCAAGCTTAAACGATGCTGCAGTCCTAGAGGAAAACGCTAATATGTGGCGTATGACGAATGACTTCTGGGATATTTGGGAATTGCTATATGATATGTTTGATCGCTGCTACCGTTGGAGTAAAAATATCGGACCTGGTCATTGGCCTGATGCTGATATGCTACCATTAGGTCATATTGGGATTCGCTCAGTAGATGGTGGTGCAAGTGATCGTTACACAAGATTTACTCGTGATGAACAAATCACAATGATGACGCTCTGGTCAATTTTCAGATCACCATTAATGTTCGGTGGAGAATTGCGAGATAACGATGATTTTACTTTATCATTACTAATAAATGAAGAAGTAAACAAAATGCATCAAGAAGGACATGGTGCCCGTCAAGTTTATCGCCATGAGGATCGTGTAGTTTGGCAATCCTATGGACCAGATCAAGAGGTTTACGTGGCATTATTCAATATAGCTGATCATGAGCAAACAGTTTCAGTCGATTTAGACCAACTTGGTGTAGACGCAACCAAAGTTGAATCAATCACTGATTTATGGGAAAAAGAAACGTTATCAAACGTAGATCAAACAATCACTAGTCACTTAAGACCGCACGCTTGCCAATTACTTAAATTGGTTATTAAAAAGTAA
- a CDS encoding secondary thiamine-phosphate synthase enzyme YjbQ, whose translation MIKTFHLRTHAHSEMIEITDQIQQWLNEEQVTDGIVIVSSMHTTAGITVNENADPDVKTDFLRRLDEVYPWDHHKDLHMEGNTAAHLKTSTVGHAQTLIVSQGRLVLGTWQGVYFCEFDGPRSRKYVVKVIQ comes from the coding sequence ATGATTAAAACATTTCATTTAAGAACGCATGCACATAGTGAAATGATCGAAATTACCGATCAGATTCAACAGTGGTTAAATGAGGAGCAAGTAACTGATGGAATAGTCATCGTATCCTCAATGCATACTACTGCCGGGATTACTGTTAATGAAAATGCTGATCCTGATGTTAAAACAGACTTTCTCCGTCGCTTAGATGAGGTCTATCCTTGGGATCACCATAAAGATCTCCATATGGAAGGCAACACAGCTGCACACCTAAAGACAAGTACAGTTGGACATGCTCAAACACTCATCGTCTCACAAGGTAGACTTGTCTTAGGTACGTGGCAAGGTGTTTATTTCTGTGAATTCGATGGACCACGTTCAAGAAAATATGTAGTAAAAGTCATTCAATAA
- a CDS encoding NAD-dependent protein deacylase — protein sequence MAQIKAIAKMITEAKSITFLTGAGVSTASGIPDFRSNDGIWTEDHSREYYTSVDYYQKDPVDFWHKYKSIFKIKLLKSYQPNVVHEFIADLEKNGKDVKVVTQNVDSLHSLAGNKHVIEYHGNLNTATCPRCGKQYDLSYILQEDVPVCEKKSCQTIVKPDIVLFGDPITKHQEAEMAIVTSDLVMVLGTSLLVTPFSLLPSIASNYQIPLVIINRDATPMDDLFDITIHDDLVKVTKQIKQLI from the coding sequence ATGGCTCAGATCAAAGCAATAGCAAAAATGATAACAGAAGCAAAATCGATTACTTTTCTAACTGGTGCAGGTGTATCGACGGCTAGTGGAATACCAGATTTTAGATCAAATGATGGTATTTGGACAGAGGATCATTCACGAGAATATTACACTTCAGTTGATTACTATCAAAAAGATCCTGTTGATTTTTGGCATAAATATAAGAGTATCTTTAAAATTAAATTACTAAAAAGTTATCAGCCTAATGTTGTCCATGAATTTATTGCCGACTTAGAAAAAAACGGTAAAGATGTCAAAGTAGTAACCCAGAATGTAGACTCTTTACATAGTTTGGCAGGTAATAAACATGTCATTGAATATCATGGGAATTTGAACACTGCTACATGTCCAAGATGTGGAAAGCAATATGATTTATCATATATATTGCAAGAAGATGTTCCAGTTTGTGAGAAAAAGTCGTGTCAAACGATAGTTAAACCTGACATCGTTCTATTTGGTGATCCGATAACTAAGCATCAAGAAGCGGAAATGGCAATTGTCACGAGTGATCTTGTTATGGTACTTGGCACATCACTGCTTGTAACACCATTTAGTTTGTTACCAAGTATCGCTAGCAATTATCAGATCCCCTTAGTGATTATTAATCGAGATGCTACGCCAATGGATGATTTGTTTGATATAACGATCCATGATGACTTAGTAAAAGTAACCAAGCAAATCAAACAACTCATATAA
- the araA gene encoding L-arabinose isomerase gives MLTVKPYKFWFITGSQPLYGPETILEVEDNSKKVVAGLNESGVLPNEIEFKQVVTTASEIHKLVQEANASDECAGIITWMHTFSPAKSWIAGLKALQTPLLHLHTQYNRDIPWDTIDMDFMNTNQAAHGDREYGFIGTRLGLGRKVIVGYWKDEKVHEQIAAWMKTAIGVKEGMNIRVARFGDNMRNVAVTDGDKIEAQIKFGWTVDYYGIGDLVEEINQVKDEDLEKLYQEYEELYELPAEASQPGPIRDAILYQGKIELALKSFLAKGNYNAFTTNFEDLHGMKQLPGLAAQRLMAQGYGFAGEGDWRTAALTRLMKILSDNKETSFMEDYTYHLEPGNEKILGSHMLEICPTISATKPKIVVQPLGIGNREDPARLVFDSKGGEAINVSLVEMGGRYRLIVNEVRAEQPEKETPKLPVAKAIWEPKPSLAEGTAAWIYAGGAHHTVLSFVVTTEQMVDFAEMADIECVVIDDDLNLRQFKNELKWNDIVYRR, from the coding sequence ATGTTAACAGTAAAGCCTTATAAGTTTTGGTTTATTACAGGTAGTCAACCACTTTATGGACCAGAGACAATTTTAGAAGTAGAGGATAACTCTAAAAAAGTTGTAGCTGGACTAAATGAATCAGGAGTTTTACCTAACGAAATTGAGTTTAAACAAGTAGTAACTACAGCAAGTGAAATTCATAAGCTCGTACAAGAAGCAAATGCAAGTGATGAGTGTGCTGGTATTATTACATGGATGCATACTTTTTCTCCAGCTAAGTCATGGATTGCTGGATTAAAAGCATTACAAACGCCATTACTGCACCTGCATACTCAATATAATCGTGATATCCCTTGGGATACGATTGATATGGACTTCATGAATACAAACCAAGCAGCTCATGGTGACCGTGAGTATGGATTTATTGGAACGCGCTTAGGTTTAGGTCGAAAAGTAATCGTTGGTTACTGGAAAGATGAAAAAGTTCACGAGCAAATCGCTGCTTGGATGAAGACAGCAATTGGTGTTAAAGAAGGTATGAATATTCGCGTAGCTCGTTTCGGAGACAATATGCGTAATGTTGCTGTTACTGATGGTGATAAAATTGAAGCACAAATTAAGTTTGGCTGGACAGTAGACTATTACGGTATTGGCGACTTAGTTGAAGAAATCAATCAAGTTAAAGATGAAGATCTTGAGAAGCTATATCAAGAATATGAAGAATTATATGAATTACCAGCAGAAGCAAGCCAACCAGGACCAATCCGTGATGCAATTTTATACCAAGGTAAAATTGAGCTGGCATTAAAATCATTCCTAGCAAAAGGAAACTACAATGCATTTACAACAAACTTTGAAGATCTACATGGTATGAAGCAATTACCAGGATTGGCAGCACAACGCTTAATGGCGCAAGGTTATGGATTCGCTGGTGAAGGTGACTGGCGTACAGCTGCGTTAACAAGATTGATGAAGATTCTTTCTGACAATAAAGAAACATCATTTATGGAAGATTATACGTATCACTTAGAGCCAGGTAATGAGAAGATTCTTGGTTCACACATGTTAGAAATTTGTCCAACAATTTCAGCCACTAAGCCTAAAATTGTTGTTCAACCATTAGGTATTGGTAATCGTGAGGATCCAGCTCGTCTAGTCTTTGATAGTAAAGGTGGCGAAGCGATTAACGTATCTCTAGTGGAAATGGGTGGCCGTTACCGCTTAATCGTTAACGAAGTTCGCGCAGAACAACCAGAAAAAGAAACACCTAAGCTACCTGTTGCAAAAGCAATTTGGGAACCAAAACCATCATTAGCAGAAGGAACAGCCGCATGGATTTATGCTGGTGGAGCACACCATACCGTACTATCATTTGTTGTTACAACAGAACAAATGGTCGACTTTGCTGAAATGGCTGACATTGAATGTGTTGTTATCGATGACGATTTAAACTTACGTCAATTTAAAAATGAATTAAAATGGAATGACATCGTTTATAGAAGATAA
- a CDS encoding GntR family transcriptional regulator, with product MQTKYSIVKQAIKSKILDGTFQPHQKISSESELMKQFNVSRHTVRLAVGELVNQGWLYREQGAGTFCADRSKEDINKSISNQKNIAIITTYISDYIFPSIIRGAESYLSKHGYHVSLFSTNNDHEKERHFLESILTQHFDGVIVEPTKSAISNPNINYYLNLERQDIPYIMINAFYDELEPLSITVNDEKGGYIQTEHLIKLGHQRIVGLFKNDDGQGPKRMKGYLQAHRKNGVMINPNHIITYKTEEKYQRPKEEIAKLLALPEHERPTAIVCYNDELALALLDVIREKGMQVPEDISIIGFDDSFLAEVSEVKLTSVKHPKTELGELAGKMILDIVKNRRGNPHKSKEVFESIVFEPELVLRQSTSEPKFKD from the coding sequence ATGCAAACTAAATACAGTATTGTGAAACAAGCAATAAAATCAAAAATATTGGATGGAACATTTCAGCCTCATCAAAAAATTAGCTCGGAAAGTGAGCTAATGAAACAATTTAATGTTAGTCGGCACACAGTTAGATTAGCGGTAGGTGAACTAGTTAATCAAGGTTGGCTTTACCGTGAGCAAGGAGCTGGGACATTTTGTGCTGATCGCTCGAAGGAAGACATTAATAAATCCATTTCCAATCAAAAAAATATTGCCATAATTACTACTTATATTTCTGACTATATTTTCCCTTCAATTATTAGAGGGGCAGAATCGTATTTGAGTAAGCATGGCTACCATGTAAGTCTCTTTAGTACGAATAATGATCATGAAAAGGAACGACATTTTTTAGAAAGCATTCTAACGCAGCATTTTGATGGCGTCATTGTTGAACCAACAAAAAGTGCGATCAGTAATCCAAATATAAATTATTACTTGAATCTAGAACGTCAAGACATTCCTTATATCATGATAAATGCATTCTATGATGAGCTTGAACCCTTAAGCATCACAGTTAATGATGAAAAAGGTGGATACATTCAAACAGAGCACCTAATTAAATTAGGTCACCAAAGAATCGTTGGGCTCTTTAAGAATGACGATGGCCAAGGCCCGAAACGAATGAAGGGTTATTTACAAGCTCACCGGAAAAATGGCGTGATGATCAATCCTAACCATATCATTACTTATAAAACGGAAGAGAAGTATCAACGGCCGAAAGAAGAAATAGCAAAGTTATTAGCATTACCAGAGCATGAGCGCCCAACAGCTATTGTGTGTTATAACGATGAACTGGCTTTAGCTTTACTAGATGTTATTAGAGAAAAGGGCATGCAAGTCCCTGAGGATATATCAATTATTGGCTTTGATGATTCATTTTTAGCGGAAGTGTCTGAAGTTAAGCTAACGAGTGTTAAACATCCAAAAACAGAGCTCGGTGAACTCGCGGGGAAAATGATTCTTGACATTGTTAAGAATAGAAGAGGTAATCCACATAAATCAAAAGAAGTATTCGAATCTATCGTTTTTGAACCAGAACTTGTTCTGCGACAATCAACGTCTGAACCGAAATTTAAAGACTGA